Sequence from the Luteibacter aegosomaticola genome:
GTAATCCCCCCAGCTTCAAAGATCTGAGGAAAGACCGTGGCACGCACCACTCCCATCGAGCGCTACCGCAACTTCGGCATCATGGCTCACATCGATGCCGGCAAGACCACCACGACGGAGCGCATCCTGTTCTACACCGGTGTCAGTCATAAGATTGGCGAGGTGCACGACGGCGCTGCGACGATGGACTGGATGGAGCAGGAGCAGGAACGCGGCATCACCATCACTTCCGCCGCCACCACGGCGTTCTGGAAGGGCATGGACCGTTCGCTGCCCGAGCACCGTTTCAACATCATCGACACCCCGGGACACGTTGACTTCACCATCGAAGTGGAGCGTTCGCTCCGCGTGCTCGATGGCGCGGTGTTCGTTCTCTGCGCGGTGGGTGGTGTGCAGCCGCAGTCGGAAACCGTGTGGCGCCAGGCCAACCGTTACAAGGTGCCGCGCCTTGCGTTCGTCAACAAGATGGACCGCACGGGCGCCAACTTCTACAAGGTCGTTGAGCAGCTCAAGGCTCGCCTTGGCGCCAACCCCATCGAGATGCAGGTCCCGATCGGTGCCGAAGATAACTTCGAAGGCGTCGTCGATCTGCTCAAGATGAAGGCGATCATCTGGGACATGGAATCCCAGGGCATGAAGTTCGAGTACCAGGACATCCCGGCGAACCTCGTCGAGAAGGCCGAGTCGGCCCGTACCGCCATGATCGAAGCCGCGGCTGAAGCCTCGGAAGAGATGATGGACAAGTACCTGGGCGGCGAAGAGCTGACCGAGGCGGAGATCATCGAAGGCCTGCGCCTGCGCACGCTCAAGAGCGAGATCATCCCGGTGTTCTGCGGCACGGCGTTCAAGAACAAGGGCGTCCAGGCGATGCTCGACGCGGTTGTCAACCTGCTCCCGTCGCCCATCGACCGTCCGCCGGTCGAAGGTGTGAACGAAGACGAGCAGCCGGATACCCGTCCGGCCAAGGACGACGCGCCGTTCTCCGCCCTCGCGTTCAAGATCATGACCGACCCGTTCGTCGGCGCGCTGACGTTCTTCCGTGTCTATTCGGGCACGCTGAATGCCGGCGACCAGGTGTACAACCCGGTCAAGTCGAAGAAGGAGCGCATCGGCCGCATCCTGCAGATGCACGCCAATGAGCGTCACGAGCTGAAGGAAGTCCGCGCTGGCGATATCGCCGCTGCGGTCGGCCTGAAGGACGTCACGACCGGTGACACGCTCTGCGCCCAGGATCACATCATCACCCTCGAGCGCATGTCGTTCCCGGAGCCGGTGATCTCGATGGCGGTGGAGCCGAAGACCAAGTCGGATCAGGAAAAGATGGGTATCGCCCTCGGCCGTCTGGCTGCGGAAGATCCGTCGTTCCGTGTCCGTACGGACGAAGAGTCGGGCCAGACGATCATCTCGGGCATGGGCGAGCTTCACCTGGATATCCTGGTGGACCGCATGCGCCGCGAGTTCAACGTCGAAGCCAACGTCGGCAAGCCGCAGGTGGCTTACCGCGAAACGATCCAGGCTTCGGACGTCAAGTCGGACTACAAGCACGCCAAGCAGTCGGGTGGTAAGGGTCAGTACGGTCACGTCGTGATCGAGCTGTCGCCGATCTCGGATGCCGATCGTGCGGATGAGAAGCTGTCGGCCGGTATCAAGGACGACTTCCTCTTCATCAATGACATCACGGGCGGCGTCATTCCGAAGGAATTCATCCCGTCGGTTGAAAAGGGTCTTCGCGAGACGATCACGGCCGGTCCGCTGGCAGGCTTCCCGGTCGTCAACGTCAAGGTCAAGCTCGTCTTCGGTTCGTACCATGACGTCGACTCGTCCGAAATGGCGTTCAAGCTCGCCGCTTCGATGGCGTTCAAGCAGGGCTTCGCCAAGGCGCAGCCGGTGCTGCTCGAGCCGATCATGAAGGTCGAAGTCGTGACGCCGGAAGACTATGTCGGTGACGTGATGGGCGATATCTCGCGTCGTCGCGGCATGCTGACCGGCCAGGAAGAAACGCCGTCGGGCAAGACCGTCAACGCGATGATTCCGCTGGGTGAAATGTTCGGCTACGCCACCTCGCTGCGCTCGCAGACGCAGGGCCGCGCCACGTTCACCATGGAATTCGACCACTATGAGCCGGCGCCGAAGAACATCGCCGACGAGGTCATGAAGAAGTCCTAAGGGACTTCTTCATTCCACCCCATTCAACGATCTTTAGAGGTTCCAAGTCATGGCAAAGGGTAAGTTTGAGCGTAACAAGCCGCACGTCAACGTGGGCACCATCGGCCACGTCGACCACGGCAAGACCACGCTGACCGCTGCGCTGACCAAGGTCGGTGCAGAGCGCTTCGGTGGTGAATTCAAGGATTACGGCGCGATCGACGCCGCTCCGGAAGAGAAGGCTCGTGGTATCACGATCTCGACCGCTCACGTGGAATACGAATCGGCCACGCGTCACTACGCGCACGTCGATTGCCCGGGCCATGCTGACTACGTCAAGAACATGATCACCGGTGCCGCCCAGATGGACGGCGCGATCCTCGTCTGCTCGGCCGCTGACGGCCCGATGCCGCAGACCCGCGAGCACATCCTGCTCTCGCGTCAGGTCGGCGTGCCGTACATCCTGGTCTTCCTGAACAAGGCCGACATGGTCGACGACGCCGAGCTCATGGAGCTCGTCGAGATGGAAGTCCGCGAACTGCTCTCGAAGTACGACTTCCCGGGCGACGACACCCCGATCATCAAGGGTTCGGCTCGTCTGGCTCTCGAAGGCGACCAGTCGGAAATCGGCGTCCCGGCCATCATCAACCTGGTTGATGCCCTGGATACCTGGATCCCGACCCCGGAACGCGACATCGACAAGACCTTCCTGATGCCGGTGGAAGACGTGTTCTCGATCTCGGGCCGCGGTACCGTCGTGACCGGTCGTATCGAGCGTGGCGTCATCAAGGTCGGCGAAGAAATCGAAGTCGTCGGCATCCGCGACACCCAGAAGACCACGGTCACGGGCGTCGAAATGTTCCGCAAGCTGCTCGACCAGGGTCAGGCTGGTGATAACGCCGGTCTCCTGCTCCGCGGCCTGAAGCGCGACGACGTGCAGCGCGGCCAGGTGCTGGCCAAGACCGGCACGATCAAGCCGCACACCGAGTTCGAAGCCGAGGTGTACGTGCTGTCGAAGGATGAGGGTGGCCGTCATACCCCGTTCTTCAACAACTACCGTCCGCAGTTCTACTTCCGCACCACCGACGTCACCGGCGCGATCAAGCTGCCGGAAGGCGTGGAAATGGTGATGCCGGGCGATAACGTGAAGATGTCGGTCACGCTGATCCACCCGATCGCCATGGACGCCGGCCTGCGCTTCGCTATTCGCGAAGGTGGCCGTACCGTCGGCGCCGGCGTGGTCTCGACGATCACCAAGTAAGCCGCAGCCCCGCCAGGGGTAGCGAAAAGGGCGGGGGCGAAAGCCTCCGCCTTTTTTTTGGTTATTTTTTAGCCAGAGGGCTTCCAATCCGCTGACGGGCTGGCTATACTCGTCGGGCTATATCCCCTGAGCGCCTTCATGGTGCCGGGACCACGCGAAATGAGGTGCACGGAAAGCGCTTCGAGTTCGCAGGCAGGGAAGCCGGATGGGATGCCACATGGGCCACAGGGCGCAAGCTCTGTTGACCTGATGTTATGTGCATTCTATACTTTTCTGTCTCGGCAGGCCGTTTCTGCGGTCTGCCGTGGCTTTTCGGGTCGTTCAGGGCGCTCTTTGGCGTTCCCGGGCGGCCCGTTGCGACACCTGTAGTACGTAATACCTGGGTTGTGCGGGGTGGCGAGAAGCTACTCCGAATCACAAGAACGTTCTTTCGAAAATAGGACACGGTTTTATGGCGAACCAAAAGATTCGCATTCGGCTCAAGGCGTTCGATCATCGTCTGATCGACCGTTCGGCCAGCGAGATCGTCGAGACGGCCAAGCGCACTGGCGCCACGGTCCTCGGCCCGATCCCCCTGCCGACCAAGATTGAGCGCTACACCATCCTGGTGTCGCCGCACGTCGACAAAGATGCCCGCGACCAGTACGAGACCCGTACTCACAAGCGCGTTCTCGACATCGTCGATCCGAATGACAAGACCGTGGACGCGCTCATGAAGCTCGATCTTGCTGCCGGCGTCGACGTGCAGATCAAGCTGGGCTGAGCGGATAAAAGGATACGAAGATGAGTATCGGACTGGTTGGCCGCAAGTGCGGCATGAGCCGGCTCTTCACTGAAGATGGCCGCTCGATTCCGGTGACGCTGATTGAAGCGACCCCGAATCGCGTGACCCAGGTGAAGACCACCGAAGTGGATGGCTACAGCGCCATTCAGGTCACTGCCGGCGCCAAGCGCGCCTCGCTGCTGACGAACCCCGCCAAGGGTCACTACGCCAAGGCCAAGGTTGAGCCGGGCCGTGGCCTGTGGGAATTCCGCCTTAACGCGGAAGACGCTGGCAAGTACGAAGTTGGCGCCGAGCTGACCGCTGAAGCCGTGTTCACCGTCGGTCAGACGGTTGACGTCGCCGGCGTGTCGAAGGGCAAGGGCTTCCAGGGCACCATCAAGCGTCACCACTTCAAGATGGGCGACGCTACCCACGGTAACTCGCTGTCGCATCGTGCCCCGGGCTCGATCGGCCAGCGCCAGACGCCGGGCCGCGTGTTTCCTGGTAAGAAGATGTCGGGCCACATGGGCGCGGTCAACCGCACCGTGCAGGGTCTCGAAGTGGTCAAGGTCGACGCCGAACGTCATCTCATCGCGGTC
This genomic interval carries:
- the fusA gene encoding elongation factor G, which gives rise to MARTTPIERYRNFGIMAHIDAGKTTTTERILFYTGVSHKIGEVHDGAATMDWMEQEQERGITITSAATTAFWKGMDRSLPEHRFNIIDTPGHVDFTIEVERSLRVLDGAVFVLCAVGGVQPQSETVWRQANRYKVPRLAFVNKMDRTGANFYKVVEQLKARLGANPIEMQVPIGAEDNFEGVVDLLKMKAIIWDMESQGMKFEYQDIPANLVEKAESARTAMIEAAAEASEEMMDKYLGGEELTEAEIIEGLRLRTLKSEIIPVFCGTAFKNKGVQAMLDAVVNLLPSPIDRPPVEGVNEDEQPDTRPAKDDAPFSALAFKIMTDPFVGALTFFRVYSGTLNAGDQVYNPVKSKKERIGRILQMHANERHELKEVRAGDIAAAVGLKDVTTGDTLCAQDHIITLERMSFPEPVISMAVEPKTKSDQEKMGIALGRLAAEDPSFRVRTDEESGQTIISGMGELHLDILVDRMRREFNVEANVGKPQVAYRETIQASDVKSDYKHAKQSGGKGQYGHVVIELSPISDADRADEKLSAGIKDDFLFINDITGGVIPKEFIPSVEKGLRETITAGPLAGFPVVNVKVKLVFGSYHDVDSSEMAFKLAASMAFKQGFAKAQPVLLEPIMKVEVVTPEDYVGDVMGDISRRRGMLTGQEETPSGKTVNAMIPLGEMFGYATSLRSQTQGRATFTMEFDHYEPAPKNIADEVMKKS
- the tuf gene encoding elongation factor Tu, which gives rise to MAKGKFERNKPHVNVGTIGHVDHGKTTLTAALTKVGAERFGGEFKDYGAIDAAPEEKARGITISTAHVEYESATRHYAHVDCPGHADYVKNMITGAAQMDGAILVCSAADGPMPQTREHILLSRQVGVPYILVFLNKADMVDDAELMELVEMEVRELLSKYDFPGDDTPIIKGSARLALEGDQSEIGVPAIINLVDALDTWIPTPERDIDKTFLMPVEDVFSISGRGTVVTGRIERGVIKVGEEIEVVGIRDTQKTTVTGVEMFRKLLDQGQAGDNAGLLLRGLKRDDVQRGQVLAKTGTIKPHTEFEAEVYVLSKDEGGRHTPFFNNYRPQFYFRTTDVTGAIKLPEGVEMVMPGDNVKMSVTLIHPIAMDAGLRFAIREGGRTVGAGVVSTITK
- the rpsJ gene encoding 30S ribosomal protein S10, translated to MANQKIRIRLKAFDHRLIDRSASEIVETAKRTGATVLGPIPLPTKIERYTILVSPHVDKDARDQYETRTHKRVLDIVDPNDKTVDALMKLDLAAGVDVQIKLG
- the rplC gene encoding 50S ribosomal protein L3 — protein: MSIGLVGRKCGMSRLFTEDGRSIPVTLIEATPNRVTQVKTTEVDGYSAIQVTAGAKRASLLTNPAKGHYAKAKVEPGRGLWEFRLNAEDAGKYEVGAELTAEAVFTVGQTVDVAGVSKGKGFQGTIKRHHFKMGDATHGNSLSHRAPGSIGQRQTPGRVFPGKKMSGHMGAVNRTVQGLEVVKVDAERHLIAVKGAVPGAPGGDVVIRPTTKG